Part of the Quercus robur chromosome 5, dhQueRobu3.1, whole genome shotgun sequence genome, TGCTGTGTAGGTGGGAGGTTCCCTCGCTTGGTGCGTGTTTCCCCTCTTTGGGACTTTACATCCTCCTTACTAACTCTTCTCCTATTGTTTTCTGTTTATTTTGCAGCTTCGACTTGTCCACATTTGAAGAGTTGTTATAAAGAGTGCGTCCAGGCAGCATTGGATTTCGCTCTGAGTGCTGAGGATTTTGACGAACTTGTTGACCCACGGTCTTTGTACGATCATTTCTTAGGTCCTGAGCCTTCTGCCTACATTCTTCAACTAATTCTTAGGGAAGAAAGAagtaagtgtttgaattttgcATTCTTATCTCCTTGGTCTTTGTCTCATCAACATATTTATGATCTTTCTTCTTACTTTCCCTATCTTGTAGAGGTGGCCACCCGattcaaccaagacaaataTGCTCATGCAAAGGGGAAGAAGAATGAACCCTTGTCCAAACTGATTTCACCCCTGAAGAAAAAAAGACTACAGATGGTTCTGGGGTTGTCATATTAACTCCTATTCAACCTTCTTTACCTTCTTCTCCTATTATGTCACTCAGGGAGCTACCTTTGCCACCTAGGACTAAAGccaaaaggaaggaaaagatggGGCAAAGTGTTTGGGCTGATCCTACAACGGCTTTTGGAAGGGCTCGCAAAGTCATTACCGAGGACAAGCTCAAGGCCTTGTCTTCTGTTCTCTTGCACAAGCTTGTTAGTTTTCATATCCATAAGATGCTGCaggtgaggttttttttttttttttttttgtgggaaatgttgttctccttctctttttatgcatattttcttctcttcttttcaggTTCTTAGGGAGTCGTTGCATTTGACGACTGATTATCTCACGACTAAGGAGAAGGTAGTGATGGCTATGTCCAAGGCTAAGGCTGTGGAGGCCAAATATTCAACACTAAGAAAATAGTTGAATGAGGCCATGAATGATGTCAACGAAGCTAAGACCAAGTTGAAGGATATCTCTAACAAGCTGAAGGTAGAGAAGATGCTCATCACTTAAAAGATGAGCAGATTTAGTCGACCCTATTGAAGCATGAATCAGAACGTGAGAAGGCTATTGTTGACTTTCTACTTTCGAAGATTTACTCAATTGTTACATTCGATGATTATTTCAAAAGCTTTGAGCTCCTCCGAAGGTGGACGATGAAGCATCATCCAGAGGTCTATTACTCTAGCATTGATTTTGAGGCAATAGATAAAGAGATGATGACTGATGAAGCTGCTGAACAGGCTCGAGCCAATGAGCAAGCTAGAGTTAGAggagaagaaggaggagaaggcCCTGAGAATGTACTTGTTGATTCCCATGTttaaacctttctttttttctttttttttctttctacaaacaattagaatattttaatactCATATGTTCTTTGATAATGCTTATACTCCTATAAACATCTTGATGCTTATGTGATCTTGTTTGTCAAATTTGGACTTGTAAATTTAGTTATTCATCCAACTTTGATTCAATCATGTTTTAGCAACTCCATGAGAATTTTACCTTCTgaatatgaatttaatcatgCGACTTTACTCTCGTCATGAGAATTTTAGTCGTTAATATGATTTTAATCGTTGGTTTTTACCAtgtgaatttaatcacataACTTTACTGTTGTTTTAAGAATTTGATCATCAATATGATTTTACTCGTTGGTTTACCTTATGACTTTAATCATATGACTTTACTTTCGTTTTGAGAATTTGATTCAATATGATTTTACtcattggtttttattttatgaatttaatcacatgacttttgttttgagaatttgATTGTCATTATGATTTTACTCATTTCAAAGTTAACCTTATGTGACGGTTTTCCACTTATTGAGAATTTTTACTGTCTACATGGTTTTACTCGTTGAATTTTAGTGATGGACCTTCCACTTGAAAACCTGTCTTttgcatgattttaaaaatcGGACCGGATCATCTAGTTCAACCAGGAATTGGCATTAATCTGGTCcaattattgttaaaaatggaaaataaaagaagaacagttaaaaaccaaaaaccgaTAGGGTTAAATCAGTTTTTAGCAGTTCTTCATTAAAACTTCAGATGCTgtgtttagagagagagagagagagagagagagagagattctatTTTAGATTTAAGCAaagagattttgattttgaaaatgctCTCAAGCCTAAAGTGGTGAAGCCTAAGACACCAATAGTGACCCCAAAAACATCAGATCTTCTATCTTTGTGTTGAGGAAGGAGCCAAAAAATGAAGCAAATTTACAATGATTCGATCCAACTGCTTCAGTCTTTGCTACTCTTGCACAATTGCACACACCCATATTgatgagagagacagagagtgagagaataTTGAAGAGGGAAATGAAAATTTAGCAAAAAGTAGAGGATAGGAAAGAAGTTAAGTTTagaattgttgtttgaaaatttgaataaaacgTGTGGATGTAGTAGATTTGCAAAATGTGTGGTGGGTGTGATATAAATGTGTAAGTGTAGGATAGGTGAGAAAAATATCAAGTGAGCAATGATATTGTTACCCATTGGTgacttactttttgttatttgacaaattaaaaaataactaaaatggTTTGTAGTTGTTACACTTGACCTTTttatggtttcttttttttttggttgaattttgttAAGTGGTGTCCAAAAGTTGGTAAGTTAATATTTAatgttttactattatttaatttttttagttaaaatgaccagttataaaattatttatttatttttataattaataattatttatttattatttatgacatcCTTGATTCGACCACCAATCAGACCATAAAACCGGTAACCGCTCCCTATTCCAATTCTTTCAtcatactattttttaaaactatggtcTTTTGTATAGTAAATGAACCAGAAATGAGACTTTTAGATTTTCTAAAAGAAAGATGTTTATTCATAGAAGGAAACTTGTCCCCTTATTCATTATTGCTTAAAAAACAGTTTAATAaaagtaaattgacaaaatcaTCTAGCTAACAATAATACCTTTTGAGGTGCTCTACATTTCACAGACGAGGTAGCTGTTTACCGTCGAGTCACTTGAGGTAATAAGTTCCCTCGTATATAGTGCTTGCCGATCTTGAATGGGCCTTCCCAGGTTGGGTTCAATTTCCCTTGTGCTGGATCTTTTGTGGCTTCAGTCACTTTGTGTAGTACTAGGTCCCCAAGATTGATCCTCCTGAGCTCAACCCTCTAATCATGATACTTTGCCATTTTCTGCTTGTATTTCGTCATTCACTGCAAAGCATCTTCTCTAACTTCGTCTAGGAAATCAAGGTCTAACTTGCAACTTTCTTTGTTGGTCTCTACATCGAAAGGTTCTCTCTTGAGGCTAGATAAACCAACCTCTATTGGGATAACTACTTTTTTACCAAAAGCTAGTTTGAATGGAGTTTCCCTTGTAGGAGTTTTTGTCGTTGTTCAGCATGTTCGTAACACACCAGGTAGCTCTTCTAGCCATGCCCCCTTTACCCCCCCTCAAGTTGAACCTTGATGATCTTCAGCAGGGTCCGATTTGCTGCCCCCATCTATCTATTGGCCTAGGGGTGCCTAAGGGAGGAGAAATGGTTCTTGATTACTAGCTCACGGCATAAATCTTTGAATTTGGAATTGTCGAACTGTCGCCTATTGCTCCACACAAAGTTCTGGCAATGGGTACTTGTGGAATTGGTTCGACGATGTCAATTTCTCATGTTATAAATGGACAAGAGGAAGCAATGCTCATCATATTATCTGTTAGGATTCTTCTTAGATGATCCGTGTGTGCTTTTCTTTCCCTGCGAGCACTACTTGATAGCATTCTCGGACTAGTACCTAATCTCCATGAATCTCCCTTATCCCATGGGTAGTTGGGAACTTGACATTGAGACAATACATCAAGGTTGTGGCCTTCAATAGTTTGAGTGTTGGTCATCCTGAAATGACATTATAGGACGATGAGCAATAAATTATGAGGAAATCAATACTTTTGGTTACCTGTGCAGGGTTGATTCCTGCTATGATTGATAAGGAAATAATTTCCTTCTGGTAGACTCGATCTTCGATAAAGCCGACTAGAGGTGACTTAAAAGGGTGAAGCCTTTTTAGGTCTATCTTCATTTGTTGAGAGGCCGTCATATACATGATGTCTACTGAACTTCCATTGCCAACCAACACTTGACAAGTGTTATACCCTTCTACGGAAAGTATGATTACCAGTGGTTCGTCATGGAGCTGCTTCACTCCTCTAGCATCTTATTTTGAGAATGCCATATCATCTGCTCCTATCTTCCAATGCCTTATCATTGGTTGTCCTACATGAATACTATTAACTTGCCTTTGGTGAGTTTTTCACAAATATTTGAATGACCCTCTAATTACTAGTTCTCCATTGATCATTCTTATCTCACTAACAGTGGTCCTAGCATTATTTTGCTCATCCTCATTTTTGTCATCATTTTGCTTTAgtttttcctctattttatGATGGTGAtctcttttgagttttgacaaaTTTTGTAACTTCCCTTTCTGTATCAACTCTTCAATTTGTTCCTTCAGATCTTTGCATTCTTCTATATAGTGGTCGTGATCTTTGTGGAAATAGCAATACTTCTTCTAATATCCTCTATGAGGCAATGAGCTTAAGGGCTTCGGCCACCTCAAATTTGAGTTGTCCTTAATCTGCAACAAAACTTTTTCTACAAGCATATTCAAAGGggtaaaatttacaattttattcaGAGGATTTGAACTTcccttgtcatttttttattaggaGAAAGatcttttttctcctttttgtgTTGGGGCTCGTCTATATCTTCTATCTTTCCCTTGCCATCCATTCCTTTTGTTGTTAGCGCATCTTCTCTGCTCATGTACTTCAGAGCTCTAAATATGAGGTCTGTCATTGTAGTAGGCAAGGTCTTGGCTAATGAAAAGATGAAATCTTTGGTGGTCAAGCCTGCCTAGAAGGCCATCAATTGAACTTGGTTGTCTGCTTTGTCTACCTCTAGGATCAATCGGCTGAAACGTTTCACATAAGCCCTCAAAGTTTCTCCCTTTTGTGTCTTTGGCCACCAATCAAATGTTGTATAAAGAAATCACTTCATTGTTCGAAATTTTTTATCAAGGACGATGCCAACTTGCTGAACCAAACTTAAGCAACTCCTTTAAGAGTTGTTGGGAAGGACCTACATGTCACTTCATCAAGTGTTCATTGGAGGTTCAGCAATGTCTTGAAAGACTCTATGTGTGCCAGTGGATCCATTTGCCCATCATAAGGCTCCAATTAAGAAAGTCAAAACTTTGATGGGAGAGGGTAGGGGTGTACAAAAAACCGATGAACAAAAAAAACTGGCCAAACTGAGTTCAATTTTTTGGTTCAGTttcagttttaattttttgaaaccGAAATATTTCGGTTTCGGTTTCAGTGCTGGATTTTTTCACCTTGAAACCGACTGAACCGACCGATATATGTAAGTTTAAAACATATTAGAGTAAGTAGCTTAGTGGAAAATTGTGCACATGTCAGCCACTTGTTCACTAGTTTGAGCCTTCGCCTCtccattttgaaattaaaaaaaaataaaaaataaatcctaGCATCTTATATATAACTTATAACCCTAGTCGCCACTCACCcaattttctctccctctcacaaACACACGCCCCTCAATCCCTCACCCActtttctttccctttcacAAATACATACCttgcatctttttctttttttgatatcCGCATACATCTTATTTTTCTAAGCACCAATTTGGTCTCTTCGTTTCTTGCTATGGTATGTCttcttcttgattttgtttCTCTCATCCCAAATCACCCATGCTGGTACCAATTCGGTCTCTTCGTTTCTTGCTACTTCTTGATTTTGTTTATCTCATCCCAAATCACCCATGCTTGTACTGGGATTCCATGGGTTTTGTGTCATCCCGTGATGtttgttttaaagaaacttTGTAGCTACTAATCTTAGTTTgtgttttatggtttttaatgTGTTGCTCtgtattttttgttgaaaacagGGTCTGTGTTTTTACTGAGTTACTATGTATTTTGTGTTGAAAATAGGGTCTATGTTTTTACTGTGTTTTTCTTTCAATAATATCTctgtttgataaaataaaataaaataaaataaaataaaaaaataaaaatctttatttCTCAATAACCCTCTCTTTGGAAAaccaaaaactgaccaaaactaactaaaaccaaaatacaccaaaaccaaTTGATTTCTAGCCATTTCGGTTGGTTTCGTTTGAGAATTTCACAAACCGAAATATTCGGTTTCGATTGGCCATACCCATAAAAACCAACCGAAATCAAATCGAGCACACCCATAGGAGAGGGCATTCTAGGACCATGCCAGTGAACAATGAATCTGTTCTCTTGAGTATTCCATCTGAGTTCCTGGACGACTTTCCTTTCAAGGCACTTTTCATTTCGTCCATTTCTTTCCTCAACCTCGTCATTGTTTCGATTGGATTGTTTTGTTTGCCTGGAATTTGACTATTCTAAACACCTAGAACTTTCTTCTTTATGACTATTCTGTGGGCTATGAACTTCTTCATCATTGTTGTTCTAGTTACATTGGCGAGGTGGCACATTGCTATTCTCCTGAGAGATGCATTGGCTCAACTCCAATTTTTGTTTGACTAGCTCTTCTACGCTTGCTATCAGCGTTTGAATTTGCTAGGTCATCTACATTGAATCAAATAGAGTTGATGAACTTGGATTCATCATGTCACTTAAATGGTAGAGCTACAAAAATTTGTATGATTCAGAACTCAATCCCCACAAatggcgccaaactgatgatgacAAAAGTGGTCGTCAATCATGGACCTTGTATAAGTCCTAACAAGGTGATGTTCCTTGCAAAGATGAGAGAGAATGTGTCGGAGTGGCATCAACCAATGGTCTCATGACTAAGTCAGAAAGCTTCTTAATATCTATTAGAGAATAAGAATGTAATTCTGTATATTTTGGTGTGCGTACCTTTCTTCTAGTATTTGATGGCTTATTATAGCCTGTTCTTGTATAGCCGTTGGGGGCCTTTAAAGGTTCTCCTGACTGCTTAAGAAATCTTTATCTGAGTATAATTGGAGACTTAATTGGCTTGTAATTGTTCTTTTTGACCGTTGTAGCTCGTCAGTAATAAAGTCATTTACTACTGTGTTGTTAATGTTGAAATATCGTTCAAGGTACTAACGCCCATATATTATTCGACAtgtcaaaaatataaaacaatcgTAAGTAACATTTCAGGAAGAATATCAAAATTTAACGAGTAACAGTCCAAAGTAATAATTTGTGCCTgaaatgtaatatataaaaagaatctttttctttttttgctcaaaaatttttttttaaatgaatatataaaaagaacttaaaatttgataatCACGGTGATAGTTTACTTCAATGTCAAAAAGTTATTTAAGGACTATTTTCTAGTCATCTTAAACACTACAATTAAATCACtctcttcttctcaaaaaaaaaaaaaaaaaaatcactctatgtagcaatataaaaataaaaaataaaaaaagaataaaaacttttagacaaatagaaagaagaattaTAAACCGTATAAATAAGATGAATTGAACAAATATATGATCAAGCCAATGTTGTATTTAGCATAGatttatatatactaatattatGCCCGTGCAATGCATGACTTAATCAAGAATCATGtgtaaactaaagaaaataagataaaaatttctaatttaagtaaaattaaataataaaatagatagaacagtttattatcaaattatatcAAGACATGGTTAATAATAAGCTAAAAATAAGATtgttttttaaatcaaaattgagGGATGTAAGCAACATATCACTATTAGAACCCATGTCATAAACGTGtaattcatatataatataataaataatagaaaatcaTGTTTAATCATATTAAACATAAATGTGTAACAACATATTGCCATTGGAACCCACGTCATAAACGTTTAATtcatataccaaaaaaaaaatcatgtataagcatatttaattattgattctcaaaccataataaataaaaaaatcatgtctaaaCATATTTAATGATTGATTCTCAAACCATAACCATATAAATCGGataaaacttaataaaattaggttaaacaaaagataaaagaatatacaaaaCAATACATACTTGCAAGGTTGTAGgtaggggggaaaaaaaggaaaaaaagaagcagcCATTAGGTGGCAGTGGGTAATTATTATGAATTATTTAGCATATATACGCTTCACATTGAAGAAGTTGATGTGAACAAAAAATCTAATATGAGTCTAATTTATAGAGGTGTGAATAATAGGAGAATAATATAagaataaagtaaaattttataccTATTTTCTGAAAGTCTAACAATGGTTGTTTTTGAGGttaatataatttatgtatttttttttgaaaatctaaaaatattaatagcatttctttcttttttttgtgtagtaatataatttatgtaaaaaaaaatcatttgttagATTGGTCATaccttgtttctcaaaaaaagattGGTCATACCAAGATGAAATTTTGTCTATCCATAATCCAACTAATGATCGTTTctgtcaaaaataaataaataaataaaaataactcttttttatatatgtggATTCTAGataacttaattggtaaaatttttgatcatttttgtaatttattgatgTCACTTAGTACAATCACGACTTCTaaacctaacttttattatatagtacaTAATATAAAATTCTTATTTAGCAAAAATCTTTCCCAAAATTTATAGCACTCACATTAGTTcttccaaaatagaaaaagcagtaattcaaataaaaagaatagaaaaagggtaaaaatttacacaattttgctTCAAAAGTCTCCATATCAATGGTTGCTTCAAAACTCCCCATATCAATGGGTGTATTAATGTGCAAATATTCACATTTGCTATTGTATTTACACGGATGCTGCGCATAGCATTagtttattcttctttttcttctttttccttttttttttttttttttcctcacaacTGTTGACTATCTCTTCCCATCCTCCACAGTAacccaagagaaagaaaaaaaaacacctacCCCGTACGGCCGCTAGACTGAGCCACTggttagacatggcaaaacgggtcagaattttctgacccgacccgacccgacccgaaaaatacccgacccgaacccgattttttgacccgaagcaaaaacgggttgacccgtgacccgacccgtgttttgtgtgggtcaacccgacccgacccgcgacccgacccgaacccgaaccatttttttaaaactttttttttttggtaaaaaaaatagtgaaattaagacaatattggtttaattgtttattgtgagctttaaggaaataattgatacatttacataactgcatgcaaattaattgaaaaataaatggttgagcattctgtaatgagtaaatatttttagatatcaaatagcaaagtacatgccaagataatctggttacagtaaagttaaaaacaaatttaaaattgtagatatgtaTGAGACACATTCAcgagtgtgaaaatagtaaagccaaagtatcaaattagcataaattatgaatgcttagatctattttttaacaatttatgttcaaaataaacggcttttcaaaataaattatgatatttcctagagtgtgtgctgcttaacaatgatatgatcttcataaaagaaactaggtataaataagtaagcaatcaaactttaatgtatatcttaaattgaaatagagtgtcaatcacaattgataatagattataaaattaatttttaaaattgtaactctcttatatgtttttattctttatcaaatgagttatccaataagtcatttgtaatttttttttttttggaatgttgatattgtgtaaaaataaaacttgtatatttgttttacttatctttgtattgttttgttttagatagcaatgttaggatttgtataattttaaaattattgaataaatattaataagtttaattgagtttattcttgatataagtagtgaatgcaaaataatgcattttacatcaagtaatatgttgcataactatccaaatggcaaatacatattgttttctttataaaaaaaaataaaaaataaaaaaataaaaaataaaaaatttcatgtgaaaaatacgggtcaacccgacccgacccgcaacccgattgacccgaacccgatttcaacccgcttaaaatgacccgtttttgacccgtgacccgtttgacccgtgacccgattgacccgacccgaacccgacccgacccgcccgttttgccatgtctaccaCTGGTGTACTAGGGGCAatgtcctaatttttttttgaaaaattattattattattattattattattattattatgatgtactaattttaacaattttattctataaaattatattttattttttttaagtaatatcaTGTATTCTTATAAAAGTAATGTCATGctcacaaactttttttacaaactattttaattacaaatttttattgattggCATTTAAGACTATtattcacatcattttttttatttatcaataactacttaacaaattaataacttataaaaaagaaaacttgctgcacaaatatttttcttattttagtaaccataaaaaatttacagatttaaaatctaaaacaatatTTACAAGTTCAAATAATTATAACTTAAcaactaaaattaccaaaaattaaaactaaaaaataaaaataaaaaactcaattgactaattttattcaaaataaacgaccctgtttttaaaaaattctaaacaaaaacaatattgcTCTTATCCCCCGcgcacacccaaaaaaaaaaaaaaaaaatctctgcaACTTAGTAATATCAAGTCAGAGGTTGAACGCCACCCTTAACTCAAAGTTCCGGTTCGTCTTTCACAGCAGC contains:
- the LOC126725680 gene encoding leucine-rich repeat receptor-like protein kinase PXL1 isoform X1, with the protein product MGEIPDTIGEMEALVHLDLSKNNLTGKIPSNLFMPKNLSIVYLFSNQLSGEIPRVVEALNIDVIDLSDNKLTGTIIDDFGRLRNMMDLSLFFNQLSGKASTCPHLKSCYKECVQAALDFALSAEDFDELVDPRSLYDHFLGPEPSAYILQLILREERKVATRFNQDKYAHAKGKKNEPLSKLISPLKKKRLQMVLGLSY
- the LOC126725680 gene encoding uncharacterized protein LOC126725680 isoform X2, with amino-acid sequence MGEIPDTIGEMEALVHLDLSKNNLTASTCPHLKSCYKECVQAALDFALSAEDFDELVDPRSLYDHFLGPEPSAYILQLILREERKVATRFNQDKYAHAKGKKNEPLSKLISPLKKKRLQMVLGLSY